A region of Leclercia adecarboxylata DNA encodes the following proteins:
- the envR gene encoding acrEF/envCD operon transcriptional regulator: protein MARKTKAEAQKTRQLLIEAAIEQFAARGVASTTLTDIADAACLTRGAVYWHFTSKAEIFNAIWQEQRPLREIIHARLSQVEQSDPLLILREQFVTALQYIARDRRQRALLQILYHKCEFDRGMILESQIRERIGFNYENVREMLQQCIILGSVSAEINIDTTLIVFHGFFSGLIKNWLMNPERVDLYQQAPELVDNIFSTLPVAHRPHRLYDAAS from the coding sequence ATGGCGCGCAAAACCAAGGCCGAGGCACAGAAGACACGTCAGTTACTGATTGAGGCTGCGATAGAACAGTTTGCCGCGCGGGGCGTTGCCAGCACCACGCTGACGGATATCGCCGATGCCGCCTGCCTGACGCGGGGGGCCGTTTACTGGCACTTCACCAGTAAAGCCGAAATATTCAACGCTATCTGGCAGGAGCAACGACCGCTGCGCGAGATAATTCATGCCCGGCTATCGCAGGTTGAACAAAGCGATCCGTTATTAATTTTGCGTGAGCAGTTTGTTACGGCTTTGCAATATATTGCCCGGGATCGACGCCAGCGAGCTTTATTGCAGATCCTCTATCACAAATGTGAATTTGACCGGGGGATGATTTTAGAGAGTCAAATTCGGGAAAGGATCGGTTTCAACTATGAAAACGTTCGTGAAATGTTGCAGCAATGCATTATTCTCGGGAGCGTCTCCGCAGAGATCAATATCGACACGACGTTAATTGTTTTTCATGGTTTTTTTTCCGGGCTCATTAAAAACTGGCTAATGAACCCGGAAAGAGTGGATCTGTATCAGCAGGCCCCTGAGCTGGTGGACAATATCTTCTCAACGTTACCGGTTGCCCACCGACCACACAGGTTATACGACGCCGCATCGTAG
- a CDS encoding efflux RND transporter periplasmic adaptor subunit, whose translation MTPNFRFLPLSGFIIGAALLVGCDDHAGQAQLPPTPQVMVHVVKSAPLAVTTELPGRTDAYRVAEVRPQVSGIVLKRNFTEGSDVKAGESLYQIDPATYQAAYDSAMGELAKAKAAASIAHLTVKRYVPLVGTQYVSKQEYDQSVANARQADASVMAAQAAVETARINLAYTKVTSPISGRIGKSSVTEGALVANGQATALATVQQLDPIYVDVTQSSNDFMRLKQSSLQTGEGTSSVQLLMENGQPYPLKGSLQFSDVTVDESTGSITLRAIFPNPQHILLPGMFVRARINEGTQPHAILVPQQGVTRTPRGEASVMVVNAKNQAEARNVVAPQAIGDQWLVTDGLQEGDRVIISGLQKVRPGVAVVATPDTAAQKAG comes from the coding sequence ATGACGCCTAATTTCAGGTTTTTACCTTTATCCGGTTTTATCATCGGTGCCGCATTGCTCGTGGGTTGTGACGATCATGCCGGACAGGCACAGCTGCCGCCGACGCCGCAGGTGATGGTACATGTAGTGAAAAGCGCCCCCCTGGCGGTGACCACCGAGCTGCCAGGCCGGACCGACGCTTACCGCGTCGCCGAAGTTCGCCCGCAGGTCAGCGGCATTGTGCTGAAGCGCAACTTCACGGAAGGCAGCGATGTAAAAGCCGGTGAGTCGCTATATCAGATCGATCCGGCCACCTACCAGGCGGCCTATGACAGTGCTATGGGCGAGCTGGCCAAAGCCAAAGCCGCCGCCAGCATTGCCCACCTGACGGTGAAACGCTATGTCCCCCTGGTCGGTACGCAGTACGTCAGTAAGCAGGAATATGACCAGTCCGTGGCTAACGCCCGCCAGGCTGATGCCTCGGTGATGGCGGCTCAGGCTGCGGTCGAAACTGCACGCATCAACCTGGCCTACACCAAAGTGACGTCGCCCATCAGCGGGCGGATTGGTAAATCCAGCGTCACCGAGGGGGCGCTGGTCGCTAACGGACAGGCCACGGCGCTGGCCACGGTCCAGCAGCTCGATCCGATTTATGTCGATGTCACGCAGTCCAGCAACGATTTTATGCGCCTCAAGCAGTCCAGCCTGCAGACCGGCGAAGGCACCAGCAGCGTACAGTTGCTGATGGAGAATGGTCAGCCGTACCCGCTGAAAGGCTCGCTGCAGTTCTCAGATGTCACCGTGGATGAGAGCACCGGCTCAATTACCCTGCGGGCGATTTTCCCCAACCCGCAACACATCCTGCTGCCCGGCATGTTTGTCCGCGCGCGCATCAATGAAGGTACCCAGCCGCACGCGATCCTGGTTCCGCAGCAGGGCGTCACCCGCACTCCGCGCGGTGAGGCCAGCGTGATGGTGGTGAACGCTAAAAACCAGGCCGAAGCCCGTAACGTTGTCGCCCCTCAGGCGATTGGCGATCAATGGCTGGTCACGGATGGCTTGCAGGAAGGCGATCGGGTGATTATCAGCGGGCTGCAAAAAGTGCGTCCTGGCGTCGCGGTAGTGGCAACGCCGGACACCGCCGCGCAGAAAGCGGGATAA